The proteins below come from a single Holdemania massiliensis genomic window:
- a CDS encoding exodeoxyribonuclease III, whose protein sequence is MKLISWNVNGLRACLQKGFLDFFNEQDADIFALQETKLQPHQIELELPGYHQFWNSAERKGYSGTAVFTKQEPLSVQYDFDEAEGEHPKEGRVITLEFEKFYFVTAYVPNSKEELARLDYRMTWEDAMQRHLTKLNQSKPVIYTGDLNVAVEEIDLKNPKTNHFNPGFSDQERQKMRDLLGLGFADTFRTLYPEKVEYSWWSYRFQARTKNVGWRIDYFIVSQALMNQVKDSVIYGDILGSDHCPVGIEVSL, encoded by the coding sequence ATGAAATTGATATCATGGAATGTAAATGGGCTTCGTGCCTGCTTGCAGAAGGGATTTTTAGATTTTTTTAATGAACAGGACGCCGATATATTCGCGCTGCAGGAAACCAAGCTGCAGCCCCACCAGATTGAACTGGAGCTGCCGGGCTATCATCAATTTTGGAACAGCGCTGAACGCAAGGGTTATTCCGGTACAGCTGTTTTTACCAAACAGGAACCGCTGTCAGTTCAATATGATTTTGATGAGGCGGAAGGGGAACATCCGAAGGAAGGCCGTGTGATTACGCTGGAATTTGAAAAGTTCTATTTTGTGACCGCGTATGTGCCAAACTCCAAGGAAGAATTAGCCCGTCTGGATTACCGGATGACGTGGGAGGATGCGATGCAGCGACATCTGACGAAGCTGAATCAAAGCAAACCGGTGATTTATACCGGTGATCTGAATGTCGCGGTGGAGGAGATTGACTTGAAGAATCCCAAAACCAATCATTTCAATCCGGGCTTTTCCGATCAGGAACGACAGAAGATGCGGGATTTGTTAGGCTTGGGATTTGCGGATACTTTCCGCACCTTATATCCTGAAAAGGTTGAATATTCCTGGTGGTCTTATCGCTTTCAAGCGCGGACTAAGAATGTCGGGTGGCGGATCGACTACTTCATCGTTTCTCAAGCGTTGATGAATCAGGTGAAAGACAGTGTGATCTACGGTGATATTTTGGGTTCTGACCATTGCCCGGTCGGAATAGAAGTCAGTCTTTAA
- a CDS encoding FAD-dependent oxidoreductase yields MKKTGISRREFLKGSAAGAVSLAAMGLLSACGDTGSTPTTTEPTPDAGSSAQDWLGQQPQIQDSEIKETWNTGVLIVGAGNGGMMAAVKAADAGLDFRIIEQNTFVCDTRNWYAAADSVDALAAGKPIDRQRAMSELSRYASGKLDQSVVKVWLDESAAMHDYVKAIMDSYGYDCYFEADTGMAEEGTDYYHAPTQHNYNARPDSEWKDTPRNKLFVDYIEKKGYHVDFEHTLVELIREEGAVKGAIVQNGAGDYIKVLAPQGVIIATGGYEGNAEMMEALSPLAVSCTTASSYFATNHGDGIKAGLWIGADMDKEAAPMLFDRGAVAPGVDAGYVVASNGAKHFPGTISQWNPGTQPFMKVNRDGIRFANEGCPYNDIVFAAANQKGGVYCQVYDADFKEDWQKFHTLGCSSLTRVLPDMMAEQMEKNVADGIIMKADTLEELADKLGFEGSAKEAFLAQCDRYNAIYDKGEDDEFFKSSHYLSQLRKAPFYGVWLGASLLCTGDGLKINNKMQVLDKEKQVIPGLYAIGNASGSFFANNYPELFPGLACGRTLTFAIKAVKVIAGEE; encoded by the coding sequence ATGAAGAAAACTGGAATTTCAAGACGGGAGTTCCTGAAGGGCAGTGCGGCCGGTGCTGTATCGCTGGCGGCCATGGGCTTGTTAAGCGCTTGTGGGGATACCGGAAGCACGCCGACAACGACGGAACCAACCCCAGATGCAGGCTCATCCGCGCAGGATTGGCTTGGTCAGCAGCCGCAGATCCAGGACAGCGAGATCAAAGAAACCTGGAATACCGGCGTTCTGATTGTCGGAGCCGGCAACGGCGGCATGATGGCCGCGGTGAAGGCCGCCGATGCGGGTCTGGATTTTCGGATTATTGAGCAGAACACGTTTGTCTGCGACACACGGAACTGGTATGCAGCAGCGGATTCCGTCGACGCTTTAGCGGCGGGAAAACCGATTGACCGCCAACGCGCCATGAGCGAATTATCGCGTTATGCATCGGGCAAACTGGATCAGAGTGTCGTCAAGGTCTGGCTGGATGAATCAGCGGCAATGCATGATTATGTCAAAGCGATCATGGATTCCTATGGCTACGATTGTTACTTTGAAGCGGATACCGGCATGGCGGAAGAGGGCACCGATTACTATCATGCCCCGACGCAGCACAATTACAATGCCCGTCCGGACAGCGAATGGAAGGACACGCCGCGCAACAAGCTGTTTGTCGATTATATCGAGAAAAAAGGCTATCATGTTGATTTTGAACATACTTTAGTCGAGCTGATTCGTGAAGAAGGCGCGGTCAAAGGCGCGATTGTTCAGAATGGCGCTGGTGATTACATCAAAGTTTTAGCACCACAAGGCGTGATTATCGCGACTGGCGGTTATGAAGGCAATGCCGAGATGATGGAAGCCCTCTCGCCGCTGGCAGTTTCCTGTACGACCGCAAGCAGCTACTTTGCCACAAACCATGGCGATGGCATTAAAGCCGGACTGTGGATTGGTGCCGATATGGACAAGGAAGCGGCACCGATGTTATTTGACCGCGGCGCGGTAGCCCCGGGCGTGGATGCCGGCTATGTCGTCGCTTCCAATGGCGCAAAGCACTTCCCGGGAACGATCTCGCAATGGAATCCAGGGACGCAGCCGTTCATGAAAGTTAACCGCGACGGCATTCGTTTTGCGAATGAAGGATGTCCATATAACGACATTGTTTTTGCGGCTGCCAATCAGAAAGGCGGAGTCTACTGCCAGGTTTATGATGCGGATTTTAAAGAAGACTGGCAGAAGTTCCACACGTTAGGCTGTTCATCACTGACTCGTGTTTTGCCGGATATGATGGCGGAGCAGATGGAAAAAAATGTCGCCGACGGCATCATCATGAAAGCCGATACGCTGGAAGAACTGGCGGATAAGCTGGGTTTTGAAGGATCTGCGAAAGAGGCGTTTCTGGCTCAGTGCGACCGGTATAACGCGATCTATGACAAAGGGGAAGATGATGAATTCTTCAAGTCCAGTCATTATTTATCGCAGCTGCGGAAAGCCCCGTTCTATGGCGTATGGCTGGGCGCAAGCTTGTTGTGCACCGGAGATGGCTTAAAGATCAACAACAAAATGCAGGTGTTGGACAAAGAGAAACAGGTTATTCCGGGGCTGTATGCGATCGGCAACGCTTCCGGCAGCTTCTTTGCGAATAACTATCCTGAACTGTTCCCAGGTCTGGCCTGCGGACGGACGCTGACCTTTGCGATCAAGGCTGTTAAGGTCATTGCGGGCGAGGAATAA
- a CDS encoding LysR family transcriptional regulator encodes MKVDRLDCFVQVAKTLNFSKSAEVLHLSQPSISRIIHLLEQELGFDLFERNRNQVVLTKAGEIFYSHARQLLCEYQAAVEEARKASQAGLALKVGVIGFAEARLMKALEQLTRDEASVRLEMIPVDFVSELNQVETGEIDCCMMWPQDVNPERLEYLEMFCGETQAYLHVHHPLAKRESVTFDELAALPQILFARRNPLRYAAYLEKFSPALRENIVLTPVKDVPASRRLLELNQGVILAPEGGILADSPLIKAVPIQADQPELIRLGLVYRRDSQNIALKKLLRYLK; translated from the coding sequence ATGAAAGTCGATCGTCTGGATTGTTTTGTGCAGGTTGCCAAGACGCTGAATTTTTCTAAAAGTGCCGAGGTCTTACATTTATCACAGCCCTCGATCAGCCGGATTATTCACCTGTTGGAACAGGAGCTGGGCTTTGATCTGTTTGAACGCAATCGAAATCAGGTCGTGCTGACGAAAGCCGGGGAGATCTTTTATTCTCATGCCCGTCAGCTTTTATGTGAATACCAGGCAGCGGTTGAGGAAGCCCGCAAGGCCAGTCAGGCTGGACTTGCGCTCAAAGTTGGCGTCATTGGTTTTGCGGAGGCCCGGCTGATGAAGGCGCTGGAACAGCTGACTCGGGATGAGGCTTCAGTTAGGCTGGAAATGATTCCGGTGGATTTTGTTTCGGAACTGAATCAGGTGGAAACTGGGGAAATTGACTGCTGCATGATGTGGCCGCAGGATGTCAATCCGGAACGGCTGGAATATCTGGAAATGTTCTGCGGAGAAACCCAGGCTTATCTGCATGTTCATCATCCTTTGGCTAAACGGGAAAGCGTCACTTTTGATGAATTGGCTGCACTGCCGCAGATCCTCTTTGCCCGTCGCAATCCATTGCGGTATGCCGCCTATCTGGAAAAGTTCAGTCCGGCGCTGCGGGAGAACATTGTTTTAACACCGGTCAAGGATGTTCCGGCATCCCGACGGCTGCTGGAGTTAAACCAGGGCGTCATCTTGGCACCGGAGGGTGGAATCCTGGCGGATAGTCCGCTGATCAAAGCGGTACCGATCCAAGCCGATCAGCCGGAGCTGATCCGTCTGGGTTTAGTCTATCGCCGGGATTCTCAGAACATCGCGTTAAAGAAGCTGCTTCGATATTTGAAATGA
- a CDS encoding HAD family hydrolase, producing MAERRCAVDLSRESVQPQPVAMVCLDLDGTLFNRSKQIGQLSRRQIQRCLDQGIEVAVVSGRAFQFAYKTAQLIDPRVAVIGFVGAYRHFRGQSEGEAIPQGALMMLLKRLKAENCCTFMKQLNTIWCSHADQLTTDYVAYTADLPAEHRLSYYPSQDLEAVAAQNPKPVYKLLIRAQGKTERIADQLRNVEGVRLFVYPYGDIEVISAKADKGMAIRQAAKQLGMDPARILGIGDSINDLPMFEGCGLRVAMANAADQVKAQADYITLSNEEDGVGEALRRLVL from the coding sequence ATGGCTGAAAGACGCTGCGCGGTCGATTTAAGCAGGGAGAGCGTTCAGCCTCAGCCGGTGGCGATGGTTTGTCTGGATCTGGATGGAACTTTATTCAACCGCAGCAAGCAGATCGGCCAGCTGAGCCGCCGCCAGATCCAACGGTGTCTGGATCAGGGAATTGAGGTGGCTGTTGTGTCTGGCCGGGCCTTTCAATTTGCCTACAAGACAGCTCAGCTGATTGACCCGCGGGTCGCAGTGATCGGCTTTGTCGGTGCTTACCGTCATTTCCGCGGCCAGTCGGAGGGGGAAGCGATTCCCCAAGGGGCCTTGATGATGCTGCTGAAGCGGCTGAAAGCGGAGAACTGCTGCACCTTCATGAAGCAGCTGAACACGATTTGGTGCAGTCATGCCGATCAGCTGACCACGGATTATGTCGCCTATACGGCAGATCTGCCTGCGGAACACCGGCTGAGTTATTATCCGAGCCAGGACCTGGAAGCCGTCGCTGCCCAGAATCCAAAGCCTGTCTATAAACTGCTGATTCGGGCTCAAGGCAAAACAGAGCGGATTGCCGACCAGCTGCGCAATGTTGAAGGCGTGCGGCTGTTTGTCTACCCTTATGGCGATATCGAAGTGATCAGCGCCAAGGCGGATAAAGGGATGGCTATTCGGCAGGCAGCGAAGCAGCTTGGGATGGATCCGGCACGGATTTTAGGCATTGGTGACAGCATCAATGATCTGCCGATGTTTGAAGGCTGTGGTCTGCGCGTTGCGATGGCGAATGCCGCCGATCAGGTGAAAGCACAGGCTGATTATATTACGCTGAGCAATGAGGAGGACGGTGTAGGCGAAGCTCTGCGCCGGTTGGTTTTGTAA
- a CDS encoding aminopeptidase P family protein gives MKETLVQLRQVMEQKQVDLVLIPSSDFHGSEYIGDYFKARAWMSGFTGSAGTLVVTRDQAGLWTDGRYFIQAERQLDGSGITLYKMGQEGVIDFPQFIVDQMPQGGCLAYDGRMVSATMGRELEAALAKKQARIINEDLVDLIWKDRPALSEAQAVLLDERYSGQSTTDKLTEIRAIMKAEGAQVLLISALDDIAWLFNLRGTDVQYNPVVLAYGWLTQDQAVLYLDTRKLSDPDKLQLQKQNIEIRAYETFYLDVAELKDQNVWADPQKLNDAIIRAIPQSCTRIEKTSPISLKKAIKNSIEIENLRASHLKDGIAVTKLMYWLKTRVGKEAMSECSIQEKLHQLRAQQEGFLEESFGTICAYKANAAMMHYSADPEQDVPVDADGLLLIDSGGQYWEGTTDITRTFALGPISSEIKKVYTTVLQGMLNLSEARFLYGCSGINLDILARGPVWQLNLDYQCGTGHGVGYLLNVHEGPHGIRWKRTAALSEMQQLEAGMVVTDEPGVYVEGQYGIRIENELIVKLGEKNFYGQFMEFETTTLAPIDLDAVDPEILTPSAREALNRYHQRVRKALTPYLTTEEAAWLKDAARSI, from the coding sequence ATGAAAGAAACATTAGTACAGCTTCGGCAGGTGATGGAACAGAAACAAGTCGATCTCGTCTTGATTCCGTCATCCGATTTTCATGGCAGTGAATACATTGGCGATTATTTTAAAGCCCGGGCCTGGATGTCTGGTTTTACCGGTTCAGCGGGGACTTTAGTCGTGACACGCGATCAGGCTGGGTTGTGGACCGACGGCCGTTACTTTATTCAGGCAGAGCGGCAGTTGGATGGATCCGGGATTACCTTATATAAAATGGGACAGGAAGGCGTTATCGATTTTCCTCAGTTCATCGTGGATCAAATGCCGCAGGGCGGCTGTCTGGCTTACGATGGCCGCATGGTCAGCGCGACAATGGGGCGTGAACTGGAAGCGGCCTTGGCAAAGAAACAGGCGCGGATTATTAATGAGGATCTAGTGGATCTGATCTGGAAAGATCGTCCAGCACTGTCAGAGGCTCAAGCCGTGCTTTTAGATGAGCGTTACAGTGGACAGTCAACAACGGATAAGTTAACAGAAATCCGCGCGATCATGAAAGCGGAAGGAGCACAGGTCTTGTTGATCTCGGCCTTGGATGACATTGCCTGGCTGTTTAATCTGCGCGGCACAGATGTGCAGTATAATCCTGTCGTTCTGGCCTACGGCTGGCTGACGCAGGATCAGGCCGTGCTGTATCTTGACACCCGCAAGTTGTCGGATCCGGATAAGCTGCAGCTGCAGAAGCAGAACATTGAAATCCGCGCGTATGAGACTTTTTATTTGGATGTGGCTGAGCTGAAGGATCAAAACGTATGGGCCGATCCGCAGAAGCTCAATGATGCGATTATCCGGGCTATTCCTCAATCCTGCACCCGGATTGAAAAGACCAGCCCGATCAGTCTGAAAAAAGCGATTAAGAATTCAATTGAAATAGAAAATCTGCGCGCTTCACATCTAAAAGACGGAATCGCGGTGACCAAGCTGATGTACTGGCTGAAGACCCGTGTCGGCAAGGAAGCGATGAGCGAATGTTCAATTCAGGAAAAGCTGCATCAGCTGCGCGCTCAGCAGGAGGGCTTTTTAGAAGAAAGCTTCGGCACGATCTGCGCTTACAAGGCCAATGCCGCGATGATGCATTACAGTGCTGATCCTGAGCAGGATGTGCCGGTGGACGCCGACGGTCTGCTTTTGATCGACTCCGGTGGTCAGTATTGGGAAGGAACGACCGACATCACCCGAACTTTTGCGCTGGGGCCGATTTCTTCGGAAATCAAGAAAGTGTATACGACGGTACTGCAGGGGATGCTGAACCTGTCGGAAGCCCGGTTTTTATACGGCTGCAGCGGCATCAATCTGGATATTCTGGCACGGGGGCCAGTGTGGCAGCTGAATCTGGATTATCAATGCGGCACCGGCCATGGCGTAGGCTATCTGCTCAACGTGCACGAAGGGCCACATGGCATTCGCTGGAAGCGGACAGCGGCCTTAAGCGAGATGCAGCAGCTGGAAGCCGGAATGGTCGTCACGGATGAACCGGGTGTTTATGTTGAAGGACAATACGGTATTCGGATAGAAAACGAGCTGATCGTCAAATTGGGTGAGAAGAATTTCTATGGCCAGTTTATGGAATTTGAAACGACGACGCTGGCGCCGATTGATCTGGACGCCGTCGATCCAGAGATTCTGACGCCTTCTGCACGGGAAGCCCTGAACCGGTATCACCAACGGGTACGCAAGGCTCTGACACCCTATTTGACAACCGAGGAAGCCGCATGGCTGAAAGACGCTGCGCGGTCGATTTAA